One segment of Deltaproteobacteria bacterium DNA contains the following:
- a CDS encoding transposase, producing the protein MDNNICERAIKKVILHRKNSLFFRSLNGARVGDIFMSLIHTAELHQINTFDYLVALQRNYKDLAQNPTLWMPWNYQIRLTEITTPNTPIPPPDP; encoded by the coding sequence CTGGATAACAACATTTGCGAGCGCGCCATAAAAAAGGTCATCCTCCACAGAAAAAACTCCCTCTTCTTTCGCTCCCTCAATGGCGCAAGAGTCGGCGATATTTTCATGAGCCTCATTCACACCGCCGAACTACACCAAATAAATACTTTCGATTACCTCGTAGCCCTACAGCGCAATTACAAAGACCTCGCACAAAACCCCACTCTCTGGATGCCCTGGAATTACCAAATACGCCTCACCGAAATCACAACCCCAAATACCCCAATCCCACCTCCGGACCCGTAA